From Pedobacter cryoconitis, one genomic window encodes:
- a CDS encoding PepSY-associated TM helix domain-containing protein, with protein MITGTKQTPQKKKKTDSLFTRINKWLHLWLGLASGVIVLIVCITACIWVFNEEITALLEPETKVEKQDKAVLTPTQLTTIAKGLYPKLTASYATYQQGRVITLALKDPKSKERRSGGVTLKINPYTGRVVSSVERKKGEADFFRFILNGHRFLWMPYKIGRPIVNYGTMVFVVLLITGMIWWYPKKWNKSTRDKSFKIKWGASFKRVNLDLHNVLGFYSLLFLLAIALTGMVYGIQWYSEGLYWVTTGEKLTEFKRLESDSLQANKFYTPEKAMDLAWQKVAAKHPKSIGFYYSFPDTSEAKSAINITVYPSAGQFYNNVGYTFDQHTLKELKSDDIYSSSYADAGMGGKIRKMNYDIHVGSILGFPGKVLAFLASLIGASLPITGFLIWYGRKFKKKGTKNTKPAQSASVKEIKPLKISKPELQETI; from the coding sequence ATGATTACCGGAACTAAGCAAACCCCTCAAAAAAAGAAAAAAACGGATTCACTCTTTACAAGGATCAATAAATGGCTGCACCTTTGGCTGGGCCTTGCTTCCGGAGTTATCGTTTTAATAGTTTGTATTACTGCCTGTATATGGGTATTCAATGAAGAGATTACTGCGCTGCTTGAGCCAGAGACTAAAGTAGAAAAACAAGATAAGGCCGTTCTCACTCCTACTCAGCTGACCACCATTGCAAAAGGTTTGTACCCGAAGCTGACCGCTTCTTATGCTACCTATCAGCAAGGGCGTGTCATCACACTCGCTCTGAAAGACCCAAAATCCAAAGAACGCAGAAGTGGTGGAGTGACCTTAAAGATTAATCCCTACACAGGAAGGGTAGTTAGTTCAGTAGAACGTAAAAAAGGGGAAGCTGATTTTTTCAGGTTTATACTGAACGGCCACCGCTTTCTATGGATGCCCTATAAAATCGGAAGACCTATCGTAAACTATGGTACAATGGTATTTGTAGTACTGTTGATTACAGGAATGATCTGGTGGTATCCTAAAAAATGGAACAAATCTACCCGCGATAAAAGCTTTAAGATTAAATGGGGGGCTTCTTTTAAAAGAGTAAACCTTGATCTTCATAATGTGCTTGGATTTTACTCCCTGCTGTTCCTGCTGGCTATAGCACTTACAGGTATGGTTTATGGTATTCAATGGTATAGCGAAGGTTTATACTGGGTTACTACGGGAGAAAAACTAACCGAATTCAAAAGGCTGGAGTCTGATTCCTTACAGGCAAACAAATTTTACACCCCGGAAAAAGCGATGGATTTAGCATGGCAGAAAGTCGCCGCTAAACATCCGAAGTCAATTGGATTCTATTACAGTTTCCCTGATACTTCTGAGGCAAAATCTGCTATAAATATTACAGTATACCCTAGTGCAGGTCAGTTTTACAACAACGTAGGCTATACCTTTGACCAGCACACTTTAAAAGAGCTGAAATCTGATGATATCTATTCCTCATCTTATGCAGATGCCGGAATGGGTGGCAAGATCCGTAAAATGAATTACGATATTCATGTAGGCAGTATTCTTGGCTTTCCTGGTAAAGTACTGGCCTTCCTGGCCTCCTTAATTGGTGCCTCCCTTCCAATCACAGGTTTTCTGATCTGGTATGGTCGCAAATTCAAGAAAAAGGGGACTAAAAATACGAAGCCTGCGCAATCAGCTTCAGTCAAAGAAATCAAACCTCTTAAAATATCAAAACCAGAATTACAGGAGACAATTTAA
- a CDS encoding DUF4198 domain-containing protein, with amino-acid sequence MKKLAFLTLSILFCLITSKVSAHALWIETGNTGKIGQSQTVKVYYGEYVSNERENVSKWYSDVKDFTLWLVGPDQQRTQLKLTADSNSFTSSFTPDKNGAYNLEVSHEAKELGGTTKYHFLASTNVNVGKISTPAANTNVLNLKLDNNAPVKVNQTIKLTASLNKEAAKAKTVTIFSPSGWAKETKTDENGNVQFTPIWPGRYVIEVAEFQKVKGEHQGKAYEAIWQGATYSFEVK; translated from the coding sequence ATGAAAAAACTAGCCTTTTTAACCCTGAGCATTTTATTCTGCTTAATCACCAGCAAAGTTTCTGCACATGCACTTTGGATAGAAACCGGTAATACCGGAAAAATCGGTCAGTCGCAAACCGTAAAAGTCTATTATGGTGAATATGTGTCTAACGAAAGAGAAAATGTATCTAAATGGTACTCTGATGTCAAAGACTTCACTTTATGGCTTGTAGGCCCCGATCAGCAAAGAACTCAGCTGAAGCTTACGGCAGATAGCAATTCATTTACAAGCAGCTTTACACCTGATAAAAATGGCGCATACAATTTAGAAGTCAGCCATGAAGCCAAAGAACTTGGCGGTACCACTAAGTATCACTTTCTGGCGAGTACCAATGTTAACGTTGGAAAAATCAGTACCCCTGCGGCAAACACTAACGTATTGAATTTAAAACTGGATAACAATGCGCCAGTAAAAGTGAACCAAACTATTAAATTAACTGCATCTTTAAACAAAGAGGCTGCAAAAGCTAAAACAGTTACGATATTCTCTCCTTCAGGATGGGCTAAAGAAACCAAAACAGATGAAAATGGTAATGTTCAGTTTACGCCGATCTGGCCAGGAAGATATGTGATCGAAGTAGCCGAATTCCAAAAGGTAAAAGGTGAGCATCAGGGTAAAGCTTATGAAGCGATCTGGCAAGGTGCTACTTACAGCTTTGAAGTAAAATAA